One Trichormus variabilis 0441 genomic window, AATTCACTCTTGAGTTTAGGATATTCCTTACTACGTCACGATATTCAAGGAGCATTAAATATCGTCGGTTTCGACCCCTATTTAGGATACCTACATACAGAAAGATATGGTAGACCTTCTCTAGCATTAGATTTAATGGAAGAGTTTCGACCCTTAATAGTCGATGCTGTTGTTCTCACAGCAATTAATCGCCGGATGCTTTCACCAAAAGACTTTGTTACTGAACCTATAAGTAACGCTGTTTCACTGACTAAAGAAGGTTTACATATTTTCTTGAGATTATATCAAGAAAAGAAACAAACCCAATTCAAACATCCTGTTATGCAGAAAAAGTATACCTATCAAGAAACTTTTGAAATTCAAGCTAGACTCCTAGCTAAATACCTCATGGGAGAACTAGATAAATACCCCCCTTTGGTCATGAGATAGATAAATTTTGAATTTTGAATTTTGTAGCTTTAGCTTCCCGCAGGGTATTTTGAATTAATTTATGTATTTAGTAATTTCCTACGATGTACCAGAAGATAAACGCCGTACTAAAATTCACAAGGTTCTTAAATCTTACGGACAGTGGATGCAGTATTCCGTTTTTGAATGTGACCTGACACCTACTCAGTATGCTAAACTGCGATCGCGCCTAGCCAAACTCATCAAACCAGACCAAGACAGCATCCGTTTTTATCACCTCTGTGCTTGCTGTCAAGGAAAAGTTGAGCGCATCGGCGGCGAAATGCCAATAGACACTACCGTATTTTTTGCTTAACTCGTGCGTCAACCTATAGGTGTTGGGCAAACAAACTAAAATTTATCGTCCCAAACCCTTACCACTCATGCTTTTGAACCCTCCAACACCACAATTGAGGTTGACGCAAACACCCCAAACCTTCACCATAAATACTTTTGCACCAATTTTCTCCAACTCACTCTTGACAACTCAGCTTCCGAAAAGCTACCTTAATCTGAGATTGACGAAACAGAACCTTGAAAACCAAATACAGCAAGCTTTTCAGACCTGGACAGTTTCTATTAACACAAATCCCTATCAGGGATTGAAAGTCTCTGCGGCAAACAGTGCCTATGCTGCGGGCGGGGTTTCTATTAACACAAATCCCTATCAGGGATTGAAAGTATATATTTCTCTATCGCAGACAATCTTCTGTTAATGCGTTTCTATTAACACAAATCCCTATCAGGGATTGAAAGATTCCTATCGTGATTGAACTGACTATCAACGTGAGGACTGGTTTCTATTAACACAAATCCCTATCAGGGATTGAAAGCCTAACTTACAACGCCCCACTAATTCACAATATTTGGTTTCTATTAACACAAATCCCTATCAGGGATTGAAAGGATAGAGATGATTGGTCGAGGGGAAATATCTCTGGCCAAGTTTCTATTAACACAAATCCCTATCAGGGATTGAAAGCACTTTAGACGAAACTAAAATATATAGCGATTGTACAAGTCAAGGTTTCTATT contains:
- the cas2 gene encoding CRISPR-associated endonuclease Cas2, which codes for MYLVISYDVPEDKRRTKIHKVLKSYGQWMQYSVFECDLTPTQYAKLRSRLAKLIKPDQDSIRFYHLCACCQGKVERIGGEMPIDTTVFFA